cagtggcgtggagacgtcaaaaggaTATATATGCTACAAATTCAAAGTTTTCATGAGGTTTTCACTTTTCTGAATGTAAGTTATTTATTGCAAGGGACTAAAAAGACGAGAATGTAATAGGTGGTTGAAGTTAGTCATTAGAACGACTATGTTGATGTGCATAGTGTCTAAAAGAATATTAACCATTAGATATCATAGTTGATAGGTGGCAAAAAATCAAAAGTTGTACCGAACAAAATTGGAGCAAAATATATTGGAGGGGATCTCAACCCAATAATTAGTATACCAGTGTACTTTTATTTAACAAATCTCTATGGATACTTTGTTTGAgtatgttaaataatatttttaatatccATCATATAACGTGTAGTATATTGTAATTACTATTGAATTATGTTATACTTTATTTGAATACGTTAAATGATTGAAAAGTTAAATGGTATATATTCCCAAAAGTTTTGGTATATGATAAAGTATACCATGATTACTGTTGAATTATGTTATACTTTGTATAGGTACGTTAAATAGTATTCCCGATAGTTTGCGTATACTATATTGTATACCATGAATACTGTTGAATTATGGTATACTTTGTTTGAGTATGTTAAATGCTATTCTCAATATCTAAATATACTATATAGTATATCATGATTATCATGGAATACTTTATTTGCGTATGTTAAATGGTATACTTAATATTTATGGTATACTATACATTGATATATCATAATTAGTGTTGATTCATGATATACTTTGTTTGAGTATGTTAAGTGATATGCCCAAAATATTGGTCGATTTAACTATAAAGAACAAAAAAAGTGACAAATAGTTTATTACaaaaaacctttaaaaaaaaattaaaatttaaaaactcaaaaaagtAACTTTGTAACTCTCGGTAATTATAATCGATTAATAATTGTATAGAAAGTATCCCAATACTAATTTTACGACTCGATTATTTGTCtagaaagaacaaaaataaaaataaaagtgaaataaagtgataaaaattttggcagagcAATTTTACTGAATCAAATAATAGAAAAACtaggataaaaataataataaaaagggagaaaaagtgACAGATATTTTGGACGAAGAGTTTTTactaaaaagaacaaaataaaaaaatatacaataacaaaagaattaagacaaaaaaagtgaaaaagtgaGGATTGTTACTAGAAAGAAAAACaatatacaaaagaaaaaaataaaaaaaacactaAAAAGAGTGCAGCATTTTATTACaaagaaaaaattaaagtaaaaaataaaaataaatggagAGATTTTACTGAGAAAGAtagattttaaaaaatataaaaaacacaacaacaaaatcattaaaaaaataagacaaaaaaaattataaagtgAAAAAGAATGAGAAATTGTTAttagaaagaacaaaaaataataaaaagaaataactataaaaaaacaaattataaaaaaaactgaaatagtgtaatattttattagaaaaaagaaataaagtgaaaaaataacaacaaaatgggaaaaaagaaagtaaaaaaataaaaaaagtgaataaacaaaaaaaggaaaataaagaaaaaggggaTGGCTTTAGGTGGAGTTTGGGTAAATTTTCAAAAGACACATATTATGTTATTttacaaaaaagagaaaatttggTCATAAAGTGTTTAAAAAGGGctcttagtattttttttcttttattttttctgatCGTACCAGTTTGATATTAGACGTGATTTATTGACATTTTACTCAATTTAACGAGGCCCAACTTAGGTTGCCACCGGATCTTTACACGTGCGCATTGCAATGGCTAAGTGCACCGCTAGCCATTTTTACTAAAAACAATTACATCGAATGAGCTTTTCTAAAATCACCATTTATATTTTGACCTTGTTAAAAAACTCTTTGCAAAATAGTTCTACTGCTTGAATTTTGGAGTCGCTGCCACAATTTTGAGCCACACTATGAATTTTCCCATATGAAAAATTCTTATGATTTTCATATTTTGTGGTAAATCTTGGTGATTACTATAAGAAATTTTTTGACGATTATTATATTTTGTGGCGAATTCTAGTGATTACCATATGAAAATTTTTGACGATTGTCATAGTTTTGCAAATCCTAGTGAACACCAAATGAAATTCCTAGCGATGCCATGTTTTGTGGTAAATTCTAGTGATCACCATATGAAAAATTCCGGCGATTGTCATATTTTTGTGGCAAATTCTGATGATCGTCATACTAGAAATTCTAGCAATTGCCAGCAGGAGCTCTTCCCGAAATTATAATAGAGGCTAGTTTCCAAAGATCTTTTTTACCGggataaaaaaattaatagtGGCACCAAAGTATTTGAGTTTTGCTCCCTATTATTATTTAAGGATGTTGTTTGCCTTAAAAGATATCAACATTTGCAAagtatttaaaatatatccacaACTAATTTGAACGATAAACAACGTGTCTTTTCAGTAGAGACAAGCTGGTAAAAAAGAGGATCATGATATCTAGTACACAAATAGAAAAATAGCTAGAAGTCATAGACGGTGAGTTACATACATAGAGGAGGTGGGTTCACGTAAATTTATGCTCCCTTCCCTAAGCTGTGTAGTGCACTACTACTTTTTTGATTATCTACTTATATCTTTATGTGTGAACCCATACTCAAATAACACTTTGGTACAGTGGTGATGGAGCGCACCATTGCTCACTGGGATAGGGGTTCAATCCCTAATTGTTGCCCTCTTTTCTTTTATGCTTTCTCTTACTTAGGTTATACAcatttctctttcttttattttttaacttttctaTCTTGGttaccatttttttttttggttattgtTTTGAGTTTCTAAATCCTCGAAAAACAAAAATACCCACTCTCAAACACCCATTCTTTTACACCTGCTACTCAACGTCTCAAACTATCTGttcatatttatttaaaatcTTATTTTGCATGGAGCATTATCTTTAGAcctaatttcttttttcttactttgtcccttttcttttatttggaaaGTCTACACTAAGAGGTCTAAAGTTTCATATTTGCATTACTGTATATTGCTATATGGTGTTGGAAATAATCTCTTCCCTGATGGTACAATAAATAGGGAAGATGGTGGAGGAGAAGAGACTTAGATTCTATTGACTGTGTTTGGGTTATGTCTGAGATAGACGaccaaaatattaaaattttggtCTCATTGAATGGACACATGGCGCGCACTCAACGCCTCATATCTACGGTCAAGATAAAGCCAACATCCCTCTTCTAGAAGGAGTTTAGAATAGTGTGAATACCTGTAAATAAAattttttgtatttatctttaCTAGTCAGTTATATAGTTTGTTAGGATATAAAGGATCCTATAGTAATACACGTCAGACACATGACACTGTATATATAGAGAACACTGTACAGAGTTATTGACACagagaaaaaaatggaaaaataattttccaCAGCTTTTTCTTCTTGAATAttttcatggtatcagagcactggTAAAAACCAGTTCATTTTTTTCGATCTTCTTTTTTGAATAGCCATAGGAGAGAATGATGTTGATCCCAAAACCCCCATAGTAGTTGGTACTTCACAGATCTTTTTATCTTCTTGTCAGCAAGTTTATCCTTGCCATCCCTATTTTTTTGACATCTTCAGATAATCCAGGTGTTAACCTAATCAACGTCAATTTTGATGGAGCCAGCTATGCAAACTGGTGCACGGGAGTACTGATTTCATTGTCAGCCAAAAATAAATTAGGGTTTATCAATGGATCTTGTCCATGTCCATCTTCTGATTCTCCTTTGATTGATCAGTGGCAAAGGTGCAATGACATGGTCATTGCTTGGCTACTTAATTCCCGTAGTAGAGATATTGCAGAAAGTGTAATCTACTCACAGAAGGCTGAAGAACTTGGAATGAATTGGAGGAGAGGTATGGTCAAGCAGATGGTACCAAGTTGTTTTAACTGCAAAGAGAACTTAATAATATCAGTCAAGGAACAAGTGACATGGCAGGATATTTAACAAAGCTCAAAAGGATATGGGACCAAATGAAGGTACTCAACACTTTTATGATATACAATTGTGATTGTAAGTGTGGAGCAAAGACACACAATATTAAGATAAATGAGGATCAAAAACTGATTCAACTCCTTATGGGATTTAATGATGCTTATTCTGGTGTGAGAGCAAATATCTTGATGATGAAGCCACTACCCTCTACTGCACAGGCATATTCTATATTGATACATCAGGAATCACAAAAGGAGTTACATTCtaattctagttttataaatGATTCCACTGCTTTTATGACTTCTGGACAAAAGTGGAATGCACAAAGGACTACAAATAACTACAAGTCAACTAATCTCATCCATAATGCTAGAATTAAAAAGAATGATGTGTACTGCAAATACTGTAAAAAAACCTGGGCATGCTAAGGAGGAATGTTACAAATTGGTGGGATATCCACAATATTTTAAGGTAAACAAGCATAGAAGAGGGACTTTTGGGAATCAACAAGCTAACATGGCAATATCTGGAAAGGATTTAAGCTCAGGAATAGAAGGAGAAAGTGTTTTCACTTTGGTTGGAGCACAAGGATTCACCAAGGAGCAGTGTGACCAGTTGATCCAAATGTTTCAATCTCTGCAAGGAACCCATATATCTTCCTCTGAACCTATTGCAGCAGCAAATCTAGCTGGTATGCGACATGCTTTATTTTTCCTTACCTCACTTCTttcaaacttaaccaaaactcCTTGGATTCTGGACAGTGGTTTTACACAGCATATGACTTTTGAAATACACTTGTTGCATGATCTAAGGGTATTTCTCACACCACTTCtagtcaattttgccaattcTTGTAAAGTAAAAGCCTATGATGTAGGCAATATACTTCTTTCTCCAGGGATGAAACTCTCCAATGTGTTACATGTGCTTGATTTTAAGCATAATCTTTTGTCAGTAAGTCAGTTTGTTAATGATATGAATTATAATTTGTTGTTTACTAAGGCCGGATGTATTTTGCAGGCCCCTTTAATGAGGAAGGAGCCTCTCTTTGGTGAAACCACAACTGGTCTTTATGTGCTCAAGTATGACACTTCTATATTAGGAATACACTCAATTAAATCACCTGTTTCAGCTTCTTTTTCTTCTAGTAGTAGGTATAGACTGCCAGGGTCTTTGTCTTGTGTTTCTTTAGTCTGTTTGTGAAAGGACAAAGTGTCCTATCCTCTTGAGTCCTGTTTGTCCTGCAAATTCAAATGAAAACATGAATATGAATGTTTCTGTTTCAAATGATAGCATGAATGTGACTAAATCAGACAAATTGTGGCATTTTCATTTGGGACACTTACCATATGATGCTATGAAACATATTAAAGCAATACAAGTTACTTCTACAAATAACAACAAATTCCCTTGTGAAATTTGTCTTATGGCAAGACAGTCTAAATCATCATTTACCAAAAGCACAATTAGATCCAAGAATTATTTTGACTTGATACATATAGACACATGGGGACCATACAACACACCAACATATAAAGGGGAGAAGTACTTTCTAACTATGGTTGATGATTTCTCTAGAAGTACTTGGACTTTCTTGCTATCCACCAAATCTAATGCATTTCCTACTTTGAAAGCTTTCCTAACCCTTGTTGAAAGACAGTTTTCCCCCAAATTGAAAATGATCAAATCAGATAATGCTTTTGAACTAGGGACAGGACATATTCAAAAGGAGTACTACAATTCTCAGGGAATTATCTATTAGACTAGTTGTGTAGCAACCCCACAATAAAATGGGGTAGTTGAAAGAAAGCATAAATATTTGTTGGAAACTTGCAAGGCAATGATATTTCAGTCACATGTTCCTAAGAAATactggggggggggaggggggaggggtgtTTACTTACAGCTATTCATTTGATTAACAGATTTCCTTCTCAAGCTCTTCAACTTAAATCTCCCTACCAAGTCCCTGGGTGGAAAGTTGTCATGGATAAAGATTTTGAGGCACTGAATTCCAACAAAACATGGGACATAGTTCAGCTTCCAAAAGGCAAGATACCTTTAACTTGCAAGTGGGTTTACAAAGTAAAATTGAAGTCAGATGGATCTTTGAAAAGGCTGAAAGCACGGTTGGTAATCAGAGGGGATACATAACGTGAGGGTATTGACTATGCAGAGACTTTTTCTCATGTTGTAAAAATGATGACTATACGATGCATCTTAGCTTTGGCAGTTAAGAAAGATTGGAAGATTTACCAACTTGATGTTAACAACGCATTCTTGCATGATGACTTGCACGAAGAAGTCTATATGAGGTTTCCTCCAGGTCTAGTTCCTCCTTCTCCCTCTCATGTGTGTCGACTCCGAAAATCCTTATATGGCTTAAAGCAGGTCTCATGCCAATGGTATGCTCATTTGTCCTCCGCACTCGCAACTAGGGGATTCACTTACTCGTTAAATGATTACTCCTTGTTCTTCAAAAAGACTGGGATTTGATTACACTCATTGCAGTGTATGTTGATGACATTCTCATCACTGGTAACAAAACACAAGAAGTTAGTGAAATTAAGCAATTTTTGGATGCCGAATTCAAAATTAAGGATTTAGGAGAGGCTCACTATtttttgggtatggaattaatACCGAAAGGATGAGGACTGGTTGTAACCCAACACAAATTTTCCCTTGAGTTGCTTGAAGAATTCAACTTCATAGGTTGTCGGTCAGTCTCCACGCCTCTTGAACCTACTTTTAAACTCAATTCCACAAAGGGTGCACCTTTGCCGGATCCCATGATTTACCGACGATTACTTGGAAAGCTCAATTTTTGACCAATACGAGACCCGATCTTTCTTATGCCATTCAGACTTTGAGTCAATACATACAATCTCCACACACTAGCCATTTTCAAGCGGCTTTAAGTACTCTCAAATACATCAGTGGGGATCCTGGCCTTGGTTTGTTCATGTCTCCAGGATCTTC
This DNA window, taken from Nicotiana tabacum cultivar K326 chromosome 15, ASM71507v2, whole genome shotgun sequence, encodes the following:
- the LOC107792195 gene encoding uncharacterized protein LOC107792195: MVSEHCKFILAIPIFLTSSDNPGVNLINVNFDGASYANWCTGVLISLSAKNKLGFINGSCPCPSSDSPLIDQWQRCNDMVIAWLLNSRSRDIAESVIYSQKAEELGMNWRRGMVKQMCGAKTHNIKINEDQKLIQLLMGFNDAYSGVRANILMMKPLPSTAQAYSILIHQESQKELHSNSSFINDSTAFMTSGQKWNAQRTTNNYKSTNLIHNARIKKNDVYCKYCKKTWAC